The following proteins come from a genomic window of Acinetobacter baumannii:
- the filE gene encoding putative pilus assembly protein FilE codes for MVRLYKWMFSPKFAITTLCVAIASISVSYADGFYTIIGPDGRPMIVPSKRIDQKKQPIPKIEERKPQTQQNQPIVDAVQKTSKEKEQTKNLPKKLEQHVQEKLNTAPTAPTAPTAPTAPTAPTAPTAPTAPTAPTAPTAPTAPQKTQKNTKTVSVVSDDLKTSTEKNKIIESGNAPSVSNNEWQKKLVLVPPPIKSTSQAAPSPDSSLDKSKFTTIDGVEYVNNEYLEDQEFNIEGKKRFYLMPDGLGRTESVERKKGVSRSTLDQLFNRNTQDQDSTVVLAPTYMRLSSQELEAAFEQDKCFIKDYKKSIKTLSTNKEVNLWPRKPLKEKFEYELIQLNPSVQHLKVMSFASSNEKPLYYWPLVVFLDDKGCILEGVSGFKSKSYPSTMLQHASIQGVLKVPPSAHYIMMTPLSSAVDVTEKELTNQGQIQISVLR; via the coding sequence ATGGTAAGACTATATAAATGGATGTTTAGCCCTAAATTTGCTATCACAACTTTATGCGTTGCGATAGCAAGTATTTCTGTATCTTATGCAGACGGTTTTTATACAATTATTGGGCCAGATGGGCGGCCTATGATTGTACCGAGTAAAAGAATTGATCAGAAAAAACAACCTATCCCTAAAATAGAGGAAAGAAAACCACAAACTCAGCAGAATCAACCTATAGTAGATGCTGTACAAAAAACATCTAAAGAAAAAGAACAAACTAAAAATTTACCGAAAAAACTGGAACAACATGTCCAAGAAAAATTAAATACTGCACCGACTGCACCGACTGCACCGACTGCACCGACTGCACCGACTGCACCGACTGCACCGACTGCACCGACTGCACCGACTGCACCGACTGCACCGACTGCACCGACTGCACCGCAAAAAACTCAGAAAAATACAAAAACTGTTTCAGTAGTCAGTGATGATTTAAAAACATCCACAGAAAAAAATAAAATTATTGAGAGCGGAAATGCCCCTTCAGTATCTAATAATGAATGGCAAAAAAAGTTAGTTCTCGTTCCTCCACCAATAAAGAGTACATCTCAAGCTGCACCATCCCCCGATTCTTCACTCGATAAATCTAAATTTACAACTATTGATGGCGTAGAGTATGTCAATAATGAATATCTTGAAGATCAAGAATTTAACATTGAAGGTAAGAAGCGGTTTTACCTTATGCCTGATGGTTTGGGGCGCACTGAATCAGTAGAGCGGAAAAAGGGTGTAAGTCGATCAACTTTAGATCAGCTTTTCAATCGAAATACTCAAGATCAAGACTCTACTGTTGTTTTAGCGCCGACCTATATGCGTTTGTCCTCACAAGAGCTAGAAGCAGCTTTTGAACAAGATAAGTGCTTTATTAAAGATTATAAAAAATCAATTAAAACGCTTAGCACAAATAAGGAAGTAAATTTATGGCCACGGAAGCCATTGAAAGAAAAGTTCGAATATGAGTTGATACAGTTAAATCCTTCTGTTCAGCATTTAAAAGTTATGTCTTTTGCTTCTAGTAATGAGAAGCCTCTATATTATTGGCCACTCGTTGTATTTTTGGATGATAAAGGCTGTATTCTGGAAGGAGTGAGTGGATTTAAAAGCAAATCTTATCCTTCGACTATGTTACAGCATGCATCGATTCAAGGAGTTTTAAAAGTACCGCCTTCAGCACATTATATTATGATGACGCCTTTATCTTCTGCCGTGGATGTTACAGAAAAAGAGTTAACAAATCAGGGACAAATTCAAATTTCGGTATTACGTTAA
- the filF gene encoding putative pilus system protein FilF, producing MNKKFLWPFALTTIALMLNGCGGGSSTINENPSNGSGGASSSGSCSVTNSDCLQFFLDYPIAGLNFTCSSTGSQSFITKASGNIVIGSCKVGDTATFYLQGAKNPRKVELGSVKLDSVSKIQMTVPPRLKVIDMAIGLTGQTPTSLSPSDSTIRVAMALVKVFQSIGLERGDNVVGDLQPTQFTEDKKNTLNVVLQNITATEWKNGAYVNLLKPWLDVSQISDEQAFDLITQLANLSLVGLYQSDYITLAKPNLVAENFYGCNLTNLKDCSKNSANTQHVFGNLFLLSDRQGYTFGYGLQWKGTSTTSSQLAIGAVLEVLTKAKPTQMIANAQTTWLDPIKTEIRSTQPFRLKTSNNTNEDLVIYQGKLLNDSLIAGHDSSYLALTNTETPNPQHYALWRQSVGTQNYNGSMDIYKVSPASFLLKDIFKTSKNVSTGQTYIFPLYATLRFQFNTAGIAPIDLGIVVDEYGNIRTDIKPNATATDMSGQCGVVSDNTMIDNNGVQQYRIGTTGGTESSTNDKSVTVRMILAEPQLGNLNGIVVGLNSNVIQAIKETGSQSLTVSGAKINVANLLQGQASGANLTTYDNKTVNWLNPYAFYQQVYNNIENVSPAPTEAEKALGQRMAGTVTLRTADCYQIKTK from the coding sequence ATGAATAAAAAATTTTTATGGCCTTTTGCTCTTACCACAATTGCATTGATGTTAAATGGTTGTGGTGGAGGAAGTTCGACAATTAATGAGAATCCTTCTAATGGATCAGGAGGAGCTAGTTCTAGTGGAAGCTGTTCTGTAACGAATAGCGATTGTCTACAATTTTTTTTAGATTACCCTATTGCTGGTCTTAATTTTACCTGTAGTAGTACTGGAAGCCAAAGTTTTATTACTAAAGCTTCAGGAAATATTGTCATCGGTTCTTGTAAAGTTGGTGATACAGCGACCTTCTATTTGCAAGGTGCTAAGAATCCAAGAAAAGTAGAATTAGGTTCAGTTAAGTTAGATTCAGTCTCAAAAATTCAAATGACTGTGCCACCTCGTCTAAAAGTCATAGATATGGCAATAGGATTAACAGGGCAGACTCCAACATCGCTTAGTCCTAGTGACTCTACTATTCGCGTAGCAATGGCATTAGTAAAAGTTTTCCAAAGCATTGGCTTGGAAAGAGGAGATAATGTAGTTGGTGATTTACAACCAACGCAATTTACTGAAGATAAGAAAAATACATTAAATGTTGTATTGCAAAATATCACGGCAACGGAATGGAAAAATGGGGCCTATGTCAATTTGTTAAAACCATGGTTAGATGTAAGCCAGATTTCAGATGAGCAGGCTTTCGACCTTATAACCCAGTTAGCAAACTTAAGTTTGGTTGGATTATATCAATCAGATTATATTACTTTGGCAAAACCTAATTTAGTTGCTGAAAACTTTTATGGATGTAATTTAACGAATTTAAAAGATTGCTCAAAAAATAGTGCGAATACCCAACATGTATTTGGCAACTTATTTTTGCTGTCTGACCGTCAAGGTTATACATTTGGTTATGGGTTACAATGGAAAGGGACCAGCACTACCTCAAGCCAGCTAGCAATTGGAGCTGTGTTGGAGGTATTAACAAAAGCTAAGCCAACTCAAATGATTGCCAATGCACAGACTACTTGGCTTGACCCAATAAAAACAGAAATTAGATCAACTCAGCCGTTCCGTTTGAAAACTTCTAATAATACAAATGAAGATTTAGTAATTTACCAAGGTAAATTATTAAATGATTCACTTATTGCCGGACATGATAGTTCGTATTTAGCTTTAACCAATACTGAAACTCCGAACCCACAACATTATGCATTATGGAGACAGTCCGTAGGTACCCAAAATTATAATGGCTCTATGGATATTTATAAGGTGAGCCCTGCTAGTTTCCTCTTAAAAGATATTTTTAAGACTTCTAAAAATGTATCAACAGGCCAAACATATATTTTCCCTTTATATGCAACATTAAGATTCCAGTTCAATACGGCTGGTATTGCACCAATTGATTTAGGTATTGTGGTTGATGAATATGGGAACATTCGGACTGATATCAAACCTAATGCAACGGCGACTGATATGTCTGGGCAATGTGGAGTTGTTTCTGATAATACTATGATCGATAACAATGGGGTTCAACAGTATCGTATAGGAACAACTGGAGGAACAGAATCTTCCACAAATGATAAATCCGTTACTGTAAGAATGATTCTTGCTGAGCCTCAATTAGGGAATCTGAATGGGATTGTGGTAGGCCTTAACTCAAATGTCATACAAGCAATTAAAGAAACAGGTAGCCAATCTTTAACAGTAAGTGGGGCAAAAATTAACGTTGCCAATCTATTACAAGGTCAGGCAAGTGGTGCAAATCTTACGACTTATGATAATAAAACAGTTAATTGGTTGAATCCATATGCCTTTTATCAACAAGTTTATAACAATATTGAAAATGTCTCACCTGCACCAACTGAAGCTGAAAAAGCACTGGGACAGCGTATGGCTGGAACAGTAACCCTTAGAACCGCTGATTGTTATCAAATTAAGACAAAATAA
- a CDS encoding NUDIX hydrolase, whose protein sequence is MSFCVACGHKTEQKIPLGDHKVRRVCTHCGNIHYENPKVICGALALWEDKVLLCRRAIEPRYGLWTLPAGYMELFETMEQGAARETREEAEAEIEIEQLYCMYNIPRIGQIYVLFKAQLKDGIFGAGEESIECRLFEEHEIPWGELAFPSVEHTLRHYFEDRKQQVFPTHLETLGTRLDHTG, encoded by the coding sequence ATGAGTTTCTGTGTAGCGTGTGGGCATAAAACCGAACAAAAAATTCCTTTAGGTGATCATAAAGTACGCCGTGTTTGTACTCATTGTGGAAATATTCACTATGAAAACCCCAAAGTAATCTGCGGTGCCTTAGCGTTATGGGAAGACAAAGTATTACTTTGTCGTCGTGCGATTGAACCTCGTTATGGCTTATGGACTTTGCCTGCGGGTTATATGGAATTATTCGAAACCATGGAACAAGGTGCGGCGCGTGAAACTCGTGAAGAGGCAGAAGCCGAGATTGAAATAGAACAACTTTATTGCATGTATAATATTCCCCGTATTGGGCAAATTTATGTGTTGTTCAAAGCACAGCTGAAAGATGGCATTTTCGGTGCTGGCGAAGAAAGTATCGAATGTCGACTGTTTGAAGAACATGAAATCCCATGGGGTGAACTTGCCTTTCCTAGTGTTGAACACACATTAAGACATTATTTCGAAGACCGTAAACAACAAGTTTTTCCAACACATCTAGAGACGTTAGGAACTCGTTTAGACCATACAGGCTAA
- a CDS encoding CoA pyrophosphatase, giving the protein MNGMEEHLLTQKLQQRLRFSTRMQEAQAAVLIAITNENNPKVLLTRRSIHMNNHAGEVSFPGGKRDPSDTSNIVVALREAQEETALNPFDVQLLGDLPMQRARSGLSVKPIVGLIPPEVTLIPQPTEIDRIFFVPLQQLIETRPTPYEVRYAHQSLYFPSLQIDNEIIWGLTARMLIALFKYGLGYQKEWPFLLNAPTFGMPKFSHKK; this is encoded by the coding sequence GTGAATGGTATGGAAGAGCACTTGCTAACACAAAAGTTACAGCAAAGATTGCGCTTTTCCACCCGCATGCAAGAAGCACAAGCTGCGGTACTTATTGCGATTACGAATGAAAATAATCCTAAGGTACTGCTTACACGCCGTTCAATACATATGAACAACCATGCGGGGGAAGTTTCTTTTCCTGGTGGCAAGCGTGACCCTAGTGATACTAGTAATATTGTTGTAGCGCTAAGAGAAGCTCAAGAAGAGACGGCTTTAAATCCATTTGATGTGCAGTTGTTAGGCGATTTGCCGATGCAACGTGCAAGAAGTGGCTTGTCTGTAAAACCAATTGTTGGGCTTATTCCTCCTGAGGTAACTTTAATTCCTCAGCCCACTGAAATTGATCGAATTTTCTTTGTGCCTTTACAGCAACTTATAGAGACACGTCCGACGCCATATGAAGTGCGATATGCTCATCAATCTTTATACTTCCCAAGCTTGCAGATTGATAATGAAATTATTTGGGGTCTCACAGCGCGAATGTTAATTGCCTTATTTAAATATGGTTTAGGCTACCAAAAAGAATGGCCATTTCTACTGAATGCACCAACGTTTGGAATGCCAAAATTTTCTCATAAAAAATAA
- a CDS encoding gamma carbonic anhydrase family protein, translating into MYSYQGQHPKALHEPWDGWVAPTATLIGQVELGRQVSIWFGAVVRADNCVVRIGNFSNIQENSVLHTDEGLELNIGEYVTVGHKVMLHGCTIGDNSLIGMNAVILNRAVIGKNCIIGANALIPEGKVIPDNSVVMGSPGKIVKTLDEEGAAKIRLSALHYAEHFKSYTDLKEFHF; encoded by the coding sequence ATGTATAGCTATCAAGGGCAGCATCCAAAAGCCTTACATGAGCCATGGGATGGCTGGGTTGCTCCAACCGCAACGCTTATTGGACAAGTAGAACTAGGCCGTCAGGTCAGTATTTGGTTTGGTGCTGTAGTGCGTGCCGATAATTGTGTTGTTCGGATTGGTAATTTTTCTAATATTCAAGAAAATTCGGTATTACATACTGATGAGGGCCTTGAGCTAAATATTGGCGAATACGTCACCGTTGGTCATAAAGTCATGTTGCATGGTTGTACAATTGGCGATAACAGTTTGATCGGTATGAATGCTGTCATTTTAAATCGAGCTGTGATTGGTAAGAACTGTATTATTGGTGCTAATGCTTTAATACCGGAAGGTAAAGTGATTCCAGATAACTCAGTGGTAATGGGCTCACCTGGAAAAATTGTAAAAACTTTAGATGAAGAAGGCGCAGCAAAAATACGCTTGAGCGCACTACATTATGCTGAACACTTTAAAAGCTATACCGATTTGAAAGAATTCCACTTTTAA
- the tsaB gene encoding tRNA (adenosine(37)-N6)-threonylcarbamoyltransferase complex dimerization subunit type 1 TsaB gives MKLLALETANEQCSISLIDETQELFFQLDTRAKAQTQTILPMIEQGLQQTGLDVAGLDAIAFSRGPGSFSGVRINAAVAQALAWSQDLPVIPVSTLQALAQAAYRLEGLEQVTAVLDARMNEVYIASFVLDEQGIMQCIDEEKLMNYEQAAAYAKHCLIGSGAKLLQTDAEHQSIIATAQDIASIARVYAAQKQWVDAEHALPVYLRDDAWKKIADQGKAN, from the coding sequence ATGAAACTGCTGGCGTTGGAAACTGCAAACGAGCAATGTTCCATTTCATTAATCGATGAAACCCAAGAACTCTTTTTCCAACTCGATACGCGAGCGAAAGCACAAACCCAGACCATTTTGCCAATGATTGAGCAAGGGTTACAACAAACCGGACTTGACGTAGCTGGTTTAGATGCAATTGCCTTTAGTCGAGGGCCCGGTTCTTTTAGTGGTGTTCGAATTAATGCTGCTGTTGCTCAGGCTTTAGCTTGGTCACAAGATTTACCAGTAATTCCAGTTTCTACCTTACAGGCTTTAGCACAAGCGGCTTACCGACTTGAAGGTTTAGAGCAGGTGACTGCGGTACTCGATGCACGTATGAATGAAGTTTACATTGCAAGTTTTGTTCTAGATGAGCAAGGCATCATGCAGTGTATAGATGAAGAAAAATTAATGAACTACGAGCAAGCGGCTGCCTATGCAAAGCATTGCCTAATCGGTTCGGGTGCTAAGCTCCTTCAAACTGATGCAGAACATCAATCAATCATTGCCACTGCACAAGACATTGCTTCGATTGCACGTGTGTATGCAGCGCAAAAGCAGTGGGTTGATGCTGAACATGCTTTACCAGTTTACTTACGTGATGATGCATGGAAAAAAATTGCGGATCAGGGTAAAGCAAATTAA
- a CDS encoding class I SAM-dependent methyltransferase yields MHIYFEVDFQEQAQHYQAVLYSRGVTVDLQPIEKLNARFLRLNPDLALCVDENGLWLSANGMKMQPDWKAEIPRLKRASLKSEMIARACQLGEKPVLVDATAGLGHDSLLMAYLGAQIQLVERHPILFTLLEDSKAQAQRDPFLSQFMDRIQLIFADSASYLQQLDQEEKTVDVVYLDPMFPQRDQNQQAIKKQAQVKKQMQLLHLLLPEDGEMDLGDHLLELAKKVAKRVIVKRPRHAIFLANQEPAHQWQGDACRFDAYFQ; encoded by the coding sequence ATGCACATATATTTTGAAGTAGATTTTCAAGAACAAGCACAGCACTACCAAGCTGTGCTTTATTCTAGAGGCGTGACTGTCGATTTACAGCCTATTGAAAAACTCAATGCCCGTTTTTTACGTTTAAATCCTGACCTGGCTCTTTGTGTAGATGAAAACGGGCTTTGGTTATCTGCTAATGGCATGAAAATGCAGCCTGACTGGAAAGCTGAAATTCCGCGTTTAAAACGAGCAAGTCTTAAATCGGAAATGATTGCTCGTGCTTGTCAGTTAGGTGAAAAGCCAGTACTGGTCGATGCTACAGCGGGCTTAGGTCATGACAGCTTACTTATGGCTTATCTAGGTGCTCAAATTCAGCTCGTTGAGCGCCATCCGATTTTATTTACTTTACTTGAGGATTCAAAAGCTCAGGCACAGCGTGATCCATTTTTAAGCCAATTTATGGATCGTATTCAACTGATCTTCGCTGACTCTGCAAGCTATTTACAGCAATTAGATCAAGAAGAAAAAACAGTGGATGTGGTCTACCTTGACCCGATGTTCCCACAGCGCGATCAAAATCAACAAGCAATTAAAAAACAAGCCCAAGTCAAAAAGCAGATGCAGCTTTTGCATTTACTTTTACCCGAAGATGGAGAAATGGATTTGGGTGATCATTTGCTTGAGCTAGCCAAAAAAGTTGCAAAGCGAGTGATTGTAAAACGTCCACGACATGCTATTTTTTTAGCAAATCAAGAGCCAGCCCATCAGTGGCAGGGGGATGCTTGTCGTTTTGATGCTTACTTTCAGTAA
- a CDS encoding C13 family peptidase produces MIDLKPSINFWHDFKSNQLAGMWLFLGSRRSLQIVHPSILQLIVWGILGGCTNSLYSWLVAGQIGDFNSQGLIGYALWPFIALIVGIFLSQRINQPRLMLVPALLWLVLDTNILLIQCLIQYLGSNGYLNFIPDAIYNGILPGLFVALFVWQSLAVIWVFSRELKWPWWERALVMVATIATMVVWQLSVKDQPIWKVEDSPPTFAEDAFYAQSKLLHDALEQVQYGELAKSHWYFLGVAGDSYQDVFKSEVVRIKEQFDTRFGTVGRSMMLVNNPDTRTEIPIASKTSIELALRRMGQQMNRDSDVLFLYMTSHGEQNHFEIENAPLDLGQVDPKWLRETLDKAGIRWRVIVISACYSGSFIPALQSPDTLIITASAADKTSFGCNNEADYTYFGRAFFDLAMREQSSMKDSFNAAKQTVTKWEVAQGVEPSEPQWMIGKNMELMLPQLEKYLFPQPNTGSVNIAQTQTEAKNDATPAKKPLL; encoded by the coding sequence ATGATTGATCTCAAACCTTCCATTAACTTTTGGCATGATTTTAAAAGTAACCAGCTTGCCGGAATGTGGTTATTTTTGGGGTCAAGACGTTCCTTACAGATCGTACATCCCTCTATTCTTCAGCTCATTGTTTGGGGAATATTAGGTGGGTGTACCAACTCACTTTATAGTTGGCTTGTTGCCGGTCAAATTGGCGACTTCAACTCACAAGGTCTAATTGGATACGCACTTTGGCCTTTTATTGCGCTTATTGTTGGCATTTTCTTATCACAGCGTATTAATCAGCCGCGTTTAATGTTGGTTCCAGCCTTATTGTGGTTGGTTTTAGATACCAATATTTTATTAATACAGTGTTTAATTCAATATTTGGGATCTAATGGTTATCTAAACTTTATTCCGGATGCTATTTATAACGGTATTTTACCTGGTTTGTTTGTAGCACTTTTTGTGTGGCAAAGTTTGGCAGTCATTTGGGTTTTCTCACGTGAGCTTAAGTGGCCTTGGTGGGAGCGGGCATTGGTTATGGTTGCGACCATTGCGACCATGGTGGTTTGGCAGCTTTCCGTAAAAGATCAGCCTATTTGGAAAGTGGAAGATTCTCCACCTACTTTTGCCGAAGATGCTTTTTATGCACAAAGTAAATTACTTCATGATGCTTTAGAGCAAGTTCAATATGGTGAGTTAGCTAAAAGTCATTGGTATTTCTTGGGTGTTGCAGGCGATAGTTATCAAGACGTTTTTAAATCGGAAGTGGTTCGTATTAAAGAACAATTTGATACGCGTTTTGGTACAGTCGGGCGTTCAATGATGCTGGTTAATAATCCGGATACCCGAACCGAAATCCCGATTGCATCTAAAACCAGTATAGAGTTGGCCTTACGCCGTATGGGCCAGCAAATGAACCGTGATAGTGATGTGTTATTTTTATATATGACATCGCACGGTGAACAAAACCATTTTGAAATTGAAAATGCACCTCTAGATTTGGGGCAAGTCGATCCGAAATGGTTACGTGAAACGCTCGATAAAGCGGGGATACGTTGGCGTGTGATTGTCATTTCTGCTTGTTACTCAGGAAGTTTTATTCCGGCGTTACAGTCACCTGATACTTTAATTATTACGGCATCTGCTGCGGATAAAACTTCGTTCGGTTGTAATAACGAAGCTGACTATACTTATTTTGGACGAGCTTTCTTTGATTTGGCGATGCGAGAGCAGTCTTCTATGAAAGATTCGTTTAATGCCGCTAAGCAAACCGTAACCAAATGGGAAGTAGCTCAAGGTGTAGAACCTTCAGAGCCACAATGGATGATTGGTAAGAATATGGAACTTATGCTACCTCAGTTGGAAAAATATCTTTTTCCTCAACCAAATACTGGTAGCGTAAATATTGCTCAGACACAAACAGAGGCTAAAAACGATGCAACTCCTGCAAAAAAACCGCTGCTTTGA
- the fghA gene encoding S-formylglutathione hydrolase yields MQLLQKNRCFEGEQRIYQFDSQLLKGSTKFGVYLPPAALEGKPCSTLFYLAGLTCTEETFAIKAHAQHMAAQLSLILITPDTSPRGEQVAVGDNWDLGQGAGFYINATEAPWSEHYQMESYLIDELYPLILKSFPVNAQQVGIFGHSMGGHGALTLAFKYPEKFKSVSAFAPICAPTECAWGDKAFSHYLGADRESWLAHDATALVSKNGAVFDEILVDQGLDDQFYEQLHPEKFKQACLKAGQPLTLRQHAGYDHGYYFIQTFMDEHLQFHAIQLEKVSG; encoded by the coding sequence ATGCAACTCCTGCAAAAAAACCGCTGCTTTGAAGGTGAGCAGCGCATTTATCAGTTTGATTCTCAATTATTAAAAGGCTCTACTAAGTTTGGGGTTTATTTGCCACCTGCTGCTTTAGAAGGTAAACCTTGCTCAACTTTGTTTTACTTAGCGGGTTTAACATGTACTGAAGAAACTTTTGCCATTAAGGCACATGCACAGCATATGGCTGCCCAGCTTAGTCTTATACTGATTACACCTGATACTTCACCTCGTGGTGAACAAGTTGCAGTAGGTGACAATTGGGATTTAGGTCAAGGCGCAGGCTTTTATATTAATGCCACAGAAGCACCTTGGTCTGAGCATTATCAGATGGAAAGCTATTTAATCGATGAGTTATATCCACTTATTTTAAAAAGTTTTCCAGTCAATGCTCAACAAGTCGGTATCTTTGGGCACTCAATGGGTGGTCACGGTGCATTAACTTTAGCGTTTAAATATCCAGAAAAGTTTAAGTCGGTATCTGCTTTTGCTCCGATCTGTGCACCAACTGAATGTGCATGGGGAGACAAAGCCTTTAGCCATTATTTGGGTGCAGACCGTGAAAGCTGGTTGGCTCATGATGCCACAGCGTTGGTCTCAAAAAATGGGGCAGTATTTGACGAAATTTTGGTTGATCAGGGGTTAGATGATCAATTTTATGAACAACTTCACCCTGAAAAATTTAAACAAGCATGTTTAAAGGCAGGACAGCCTTTAACTTTAAGACAACATGCTGGCTATGATCATGGCTATTATTTTATCCAGACCTTTATGGATGAGCACTTACAGTTTCATGCAATCCAGTTAGAAAAGGTATCTGGTTAA
- a CDS encoding DUF2218 domain-containing protein, with amino-acid sequence MKSTTHLLTNDGKRIAKRLVNHWKHKFEVQETEQDFKILMPTATITLAPETEQLNVAIDSQLDDHNHLEKVVLDHLNRMAQQEFQVEWQH; translated from the coding sequence ATGAAAAGCACAACTCATCTATTAACAAACGATGGAAAACGCATTGCAAAACGTCTAGTTAATCATTGGAAACATAAATTTGAAGTACAAGAAACTGAACAAGATTTTAAAATCTTAATGCCTACCGCAACCATTACGCTTGCACCAGAAACAGAGCAGTTAAATGTTGCTATTGATAGTCAGTTAGATGACCACAACCACTTAGAAAAAGTTGTTCTTGATCATCTAAACCGCATGGCTCAACAAGAATTTCAAGTTGAATGGCAACACTAA
- the rpe gene encoding ribulose-phosphate 3-epimerase, which produces MSKPYLIAPSILSADFARLGEDVDKVLAAGADVVHFDVMDNHYVPNLTFGAGVCKALKNYGITAPVDVHLMVSPVDRIIGDFLEAGADIITFHPEASYHIDRSLQLIKSGGAKAGLVFNPATPLHYLDYVLDKVDQILLMSVNPGFGGQKFIPMTLEKLREARKIIDASGRDIRLEVDGGVGPANIREIAEAGADMFVAGSAIFGQPDYKVVIDQMRAELAKVGSVDA; this is translated from the coding sequence ATGTCCAAGCCTTATTTGATTGCTCCTTCTATTTTATCTGCCGATTTTGCTCGTTTAGGCGAAGATGTAGACAAAGTGTTAGCTGCAGGTGCCGATGTAGTGCATTTTGATGTGATGGATAATCACTATGTTCCAAATTTAACTTTTGGTGCAGGTGTGTGTAAGGCTTTAAAAAATTATGGAATTACTGCTCCTGTTGATGTGCATTTAATGGTATCTCCAGTTGACCGTATTATTGGTGATTTCCTAGAAGCAGGCGCAGATATCATTACGTTTCACCCAGAAGCTTCTTATCACATTGACCGTTCATTACAGCTTATTAAGTCTGGTGGTGCTAAAGCAGGATTAGTTTTTAACCCAGCAACACCATTGCATTATCTAGACTATGTTCTTGATAAAGTTGACCAAATTTTATTAATGAGTGTAAACCCAGGTTTTGGTGGGCAAAAGTTCATTCCAATGACTTTAGAAAAATTACGTGAAGCGCGTAAAATTATTGATGCAAGTGGCCGTGATATCCGTTTAGAAGTAGACGGTGGTGTTGGTCCTGCAAATATCCGTGAAATTGCAGAAGCTGGTGCAGATATGTTCGTTGCTGGTTCGGCAATTTTTGGTCAACCAGATTATAAAGTTGTGATTGATCAAATGCGTGCAGAGCTTGCAAAAGTCGGTAGTGTAGACGCTTAA
- a CDS encoding Cof-type HAD-IIB family hydrolase, whose protein sequence is MTVKILAVDMDGTFLNSKKQYNKARFLKQYEQLKQNNIRFVVASGNQLAKLVTYFPEINHEIAFIAENGAHVVDAGQELAFAHLSKEQFIEILNAIDPVYTSKMVICGKQSAYVHSSMNAEDYAKVARYFEKLTVIDDFYALDDLVCKITFTAQENESFTIFEHFQKQSFVKDKVLVPVSSGFNFIDLILPGQHKAHGLKLLLQKWQVQPDQVVAIGDNNNDIQMIKAAGYGFAVENAVEALKAVAPYTTANNEQEGALQVIDLVLQHQPPFA, encoded by the coding sequence ATGACAGTAAAAATTTTAGCGGTAGATATGGATGGAACTTTTCTTAATTCTAAGAAGCAGTACAACAAAGCACGTTTTTTAAAACAGTATGAACAACTAAAACAAAATAATATCCGTTTTGTAGTCGCTAGTGGTAACCAGCTTGCAAAGCTTGTTACGTATTTTCCAGAAATTAATCATGAGATTGCTTTTATTGCCGAAAATGGTGCTCATGTTGTAGATGCGGGGCAAGAGTTAGCTTTTGCCCATTTAAGCAAAGAGCAATTCATTGAGATTTTAAATGCGATTGACCCAGTGTATACCTCTAAAATGGTGATCTGCGGAAAACAGAGTGCTTATGTGCATAGCAGTATGAACGCGGAAGATTATGCTAAAGTCGCTCGCTATTTTGAAAAGCTGACGGTTATAGATGACTTTTATGCACTAGATGACTTGGTGTGTAAAATTACTTTTACTGCGCAGGAAAATGAAAGTTTTACAATTTTTGAGCATTTTCAGAAGCAAAGTTTTGTAAAAGATAAGGTTTTGGTACCAGTCTCAAGTGGCTTTAATTTTATCGATTTGATTCTTCCGGGCCAGCACAAAGCACATGGTTTGAAGCTATTATTGCAAAAATGGCAGGTTCAACCCGATCAAGTCGTTGCGATTGGTGATAACAATAATGATATCCAGATGATTAAAGCAGCAGGTTATGGGTTTGCAGTCGAAAATGCAGTTGAAGCCTTAAAAGCCGTTGCTCCTTACACAACTGCAAATAATGAGCAAGAAGGTGCATTACAGGTGATTGACTTGGTTCTTCAGCATCAACCTCCATTTGCTTAA